A single window of Cydia fagiglandana chromosome 25, ilCydFagi1.1, whole genome shotgun sequence DNA harbors:
- the LOC134677018 gene encoding zinc finger protein ZFP2-like, translating to MTHIHTSSVEQEGSRPAVADYAFEEKPSKVSRGPFINRELALRDCCVRLERLQHHEALAGHDTAQDTTHIFEEKPSPERVLSQDSPLALRDCCVRLERIQHHEALASNDTAPDTTHTQTESDTENNARDCKKELVCDLCGEGFVLKADLMRHVMIHIHVSNAGSIEPNNSQYKISTNVLKDNSNIDAHVCEICRKTFHHKYDLIRHIQNTHTQTNSKIIKTKSTVYECDKDKKTYPCDTCGIHFTQKVYLITHKRNHTEKRPYSCNICEKRFKTFGCLKIHGRVHTGVKPYSCEICQRKFAIKGNLVTHIRTHTGEKPYKCEMCNKRFTQSSALVLHRRGTHTEVKPYSCEKCDKQFIEVRLLNKHKKAHTGEKPYMCKICEKQFTNFRGLNMHKVSHTGITCEICKEHFTQRERFEIHKRTHTGGTVYTCALCSMKFVCFSKFNRHKRTHTNERPYACGICGKRYKRAGHLTVHNLYHTGVKPFSCKMCDKKFVEQRYLISHERIHTGEKPFLCEICKKRFTQKTHLNIHMRSHTGEKPYSCEMCNMKFRYLQEFKKHKVQCT from the exons ATGACCCACATTCACACGTCTAGTGTGGAGCAAGAAGGCAGCCGGCCTGCTGTCGCTGACTATG CATTTGAAGAAAAGCCATCAAAGGTCTCACGGGGGCCTTTCATCAATCGAGAGCTTGCGCTCCGAGACTGCTGCGTGCGGTTAGAACGCCTCCAACACCACGAGGCTCTCGCCGGCCACGACACTGCCCAAGACACAACACATA TatttgaagaaaaaccgtcccCGGAGCGCGTCCTTAGTCAAGACTCTCCGCTCGCGCTCCGAGACTGCTGCGTGCGGCTCGAACGCATCCAACACCACGAGGCTCTGGCCAGCAACGACACTGCTCCAGACACAACACATACTCAAACGGAATCTGATACTGAAAATAACGCTAGAGACTGTAAAAAAGAATTAGTGTGCGATCTTTGTGGTGAAGGGTTTGTTCTGAAGGCGGATTTAATGAGGCATGTAATGATCCATATACATGTATCTAACGCTGGCTCGATTGAGCCAAATAATTCACAATACAAAATAAGCACAAATGTCTTGAAGGATAACTCGAATATAGATGCGCATGTGTGTGAAATTTGCAGAAAAACATTTCACCACAAATATGACTTGATTCGTCATATACAAAACACACACACGCaaacaaattctaaaataataaaaacaaagtcaACGGTCTATGAGTGTGATAAAGATAAGAAAACATATCCCTGCGACACATGTGGAATACATTTTACACAAAAAGTGTATTTGATTACACATAAACGAAATCACACGGAAAAAAGGCCTTATTCGTGTAACATATGTGAAAAACGTTTTAAAACTTTTGGTTGTTTGAAAATTCATGGACGCGTTCATACTGGTGTAAAGCCATATTCGTGCGAAATATGTCAAAGAAAATTTGCGATTAAAGGCAATTTAGTGACGCATATAAGGACGCACACTGGGGAGAAGCCGTATAAATGCGAGATGTGCAACAAGCGGTTTACGCAATCTAGCGCTTTAGTTTTACATAGAAGAGGGACCCATACTGAAGTAAAACCATATTCCTGCGAAAAATGTGACAAACAGTTTATAGAAGTGCGCCTtttaaacaaacataaaaaggCTCATACAGGCGAAAAACCATATATGTGCAAAATATGTGAAAAGCAGTTTACGAACTTCCGCGGCTTAAATATGCACAAGGTTAGCCACACGGGTATTACGTGTGAAATTTGTAAGGAACATTTTACGCAACGGGAAAGATTTGAAATTCATAAGCGAACTCACACAGGCGGAACGGTATATACTTGTGCGCTGTGTAGTATGAAGTTTGTATGTTTCTCGAAATTTAATAGGCACAAACGAACACATACAAACGAGAGGCCATACGCATGTGGAATATGTGGTAAGCGGTATAAACGAGCTGGGCATTTAACTGTACATAACTTGTATCACACTGGCGTAAAACCGTTCTCCTGCAAGATGTGTGATAAGAAATTTGTGGAGCAACGTTATTTGATTAGCCACGAACGAATACACACGGGGGAAAAACCATTTTTGtgcgaaatctgcaaaaaacggtttACGCAAAAGACCCATTTGAACATACACATGCGAAGCCATACTGGAGAaaagccttattcttgcgaaatgTGTAATATGAAGTTCAGATATTTGCAGGAATTTAAAAAGCATAAAGTGCAATGTACATAA
- the LOC134676974 gene encoding gastrula zinc finger protein XlCGF52.1-like, with product MCEICKNQFSNIMFLNIHKVTHTGITCEICKEHFRQWEKFRIHKRTHTGGTIYRCALCNMKFASVWKFNAHKRTHINERPYACGICGKRYTRASHLTRHNRYHTGEKPFSCQMCDKKYSEQDSLSKHILSHTGMKPYSCEICKKRFVHKGHLNRHILSHNGAKPYSCEICNKRFAQKSNLNTHILSHTGAKPYSCEICNKRFALKGNLNTHIRSHTGAKPYSCEICKKRFSQNCSLSRHILSHTGAKPYSCEICKMRFTHKGNLNSHIRSHTGAKPYFCEICKKRFALKGNLNIHIRSHTGAKPYSCEICKKRFSTNCSLSRHILSHTGAKPYSCEICKKRFAHKSSLNTHIRNHTGAKPYSCEICKKRFAQKSNLNRHILSHTGAKPYSCEICKKRFSQKSSLNTHIRNHTGAKPYSWLRSDILRI from the coding sequence ATGTGCGAAATATGTAAAAACCAGTTTTCGAAcataatgtttttaaatatacacaAAGTTACCCACACGGGTATTACGTGTGAAATTTGTAAGGAACATTTTAGGCAATGGGAAAAATTTCGAATTCATAAGCGAACTCACACAGGCGGGACGATATATAGGTGCGCGCTGTGTAATATGAAGTTTGCAAGTGTCTGGAAATTCAATGCGCACAAACGAACACATATAAACGAGAGGCCATACGCATGTGGAATATGTGGAAAGCGGTATACACGAGCTTCTCATTTAACGAGACATAATCGGTATCACACTGGTGAAAAACCGTTCTCCTGCCAGATGTGTGATAAGAAATATTCAGAACAAGATTCTTTGAGCAAacacatactaagccatactggaATGAAaccttattcttgcgaaatctgcaaaaaacggttcgtGCATAAAGGCCATTTGAACAGACACATACTAAGCCATAatggagcgaagccttattcttgcgaaatctgcaatAAACGGTTCGCGCAAAAGAGCAATTTGAACACacacatactaagccatactggagcgaagccttattcttgcgaaatctgcaatAAACGGTTCGCGCTAAAGGGCAATTTAAACACACACATacgaagccatactggagcgaagccttattcttgcgaaatctgcaaaaaacggttctcgcaaaattgcagtttgagcagacacatactaagccatactggagcgaagccttattcttgcgaaatctgcaaaaTGCGGTTCACGCATAAGGGCAATTTGAACTCACACATacgaagccatactggagcgaagccttatttttgcgaaatctgcaaaaaacggttcgcgcTAAAGGGCAATTTAAACATACACATacgaagccatactggagcgaagccttattcttgcgaaatctgcaaaaaacgtTTCTCGAcaaattgcagtttgagcagacacatactaagccatactggagcgaagccttattcttgcgaaatctgcaaaaaacgtTTCGCGCACAAGAGCAGTTTGAACACACACATACGAAACCATACTGGAGCaaagccttattcttgcgaaatctgcaaaaaacggttcgcgcAAAAGAGCAATTTGAACAGacacatactaagccatactggagcgaagccttattcttgcgaaatctgtAAAAAACGGTTCTCGCAAAAGAGCAGTTTGAACACACACATACGAAaccatactggagcgaagccttattcttggttaagatcagatattttaagaatttaa
- the LOC134676795 gene encoding uncharacterized protein LOC134676795 — translation MNIILDVEDLISPDEPVMPLKKRNIANPLINEEREKTRVGMALPRACRKESTRNASSVDLSRAAFLYDCRIDYSQAWLTPRFRRFATVHIKEETDNMQQSTCQMEIKCEAQIKEESSCLDEECSMSKAVMLAGLYTNHKPLYSDSTGCGVSEAEKLADKIKEETLCSDGMECGMTGMRESAILAGVDTDRDVKNELVLGSEHVKEEPLSHSKEYEMSEAAMLSDLYAEHVVKDELVLGPEHPHRPDVSLVGLESTSGFCDVQPLPHYLGDHNYAKESSTAVESTSVFCDVQPLPHYLGDHNYAKEFSTALDDSKTY, via the exons ATGAATATAATACTCGACGTAGAAGATCTAATTTCTCCCGACGAACCCGTGATGCCACTAAAAAAAAGGAACATTGCGAATCCATTAATTAATGAAGAACGAGAAAAGACTCGCGTTGGAATGGCCCTACCTCGTGCTTGTCGCAAAGAAAGTACAAGAAATGCTTCAAGTGTTGACTTGAGTCGAGCAGCGTTTCTATACGATTGCAGAATTGACTACAGCCAGgcttggctcactccgcgatttcgtcgctttgctacag TGCATATTAAGGAGGAGACAGACAATATGCAGCAATCTACCTGTCAGATGGAGATCAAGTGTGAGGCTCAAATTAAAGAGGAGTCCTCATGCTTGGATGAGGAGTGCAGCATGAGTAAGGCGGTGATGCTGGCCGGCCTGTATACTAACCACAAGCCGTTATATTCGGACAGCACAGGCTGTGGTGTGAGTGAGGCAGAAAAGCTAGCTGATAAGATAAAGGAGGAGACACTGTGTTCAGACGGCATGGAGTGTGGCATGACTGGCATGAGAGAGTCGGCCATTCTGGCCGGTGTGGATACTGATCGTGATGTAAAGAATGAGCTTGTGCTCGGATCAGAGCATGTGAAGGAAGAACCTTTGTCGCATAGCAAAGAGTATGAAATGAGTGAGGCGGCCATGCTGTCAGACTTGTATGCTGAACATGTCGTAAAGGATGAGTTAGTGCTGGGGCCGGAGCACCCACATCGGCCAGATGTATCTCTGGTAGGCCTCG AATCAACATCTGGCTTCTGTGACGTGCAACCTCTACCACACTACCTCGGAGACCACAATTATGCAAAAGAATCTTCAACAGCTGTAG AATCAACATCTGTCTTCTGTGACGTGCAACCTCTACCACACTACCTCGGAGACCACAATTATGCAAAAGAATTTTCAACAGCACTAG atgacagtaAAACCTATTAG